The genome window CGACGATTGCACGGGAACTGGCCAGCCATGGCCGTTCGGGCGTTCCGCTTTACCTGGTCTATGCGCCGGACGAGGCCCGGCCGCGCATCCTGCCCCAGCTGCTGACCGAGGGCGTGGTAATCGAGGCCCTGGAGGCCACTAGGTCGTCGGCACGCCCGACTGGGCGTCCGGCTGCGGCGGGGCGGTGATGACCTCGACGTTGTCGTTCAGCAGATAGGACAGCTCCGACAGGGCGGTGGCCCGGGCCTCGGGGCTCGCGGCGGTCTCCACCGCATGGATCCTGACCGGGATGTCCTCGGAAATGCCGCGCAAGATGCATTTCAGGTCCCCGTCGGTGCCGCGTTCCTTCAGGATCAGATGTGCCTGCATGTCCATGGCCGACAGGGCGGTGGCGCGGGTCTTGAAGGCCTCGAGGTCACCGCCGGCCGGGCCCGTCGGGCCCCAGGCATCGACCACGGCCTTCAGGGCGCTGGCCTGGGTCACGATATCGATGAACATGGGCTCGCCTGCGACCGAGACAGGCGCGTCGGCGGCCGCCGGCGGCTGGGCCACCGCGAGCGCGACATTGGGGTCCGACAGCAACAGCGAGACAGCGATGGCGATGCCACACGACATGGTCTTGTCCTTTTCGCGACTCAGCGATTGAACCCGTCTACGCCCGACCCGTAAACGAGACCTTGATTAACGAAAGGCTGTCTCATGTCCGATCCTGCTATCTGGGCCGCGTTCGATGCCGCCGCGACGCGCGATGCCGAGGCCCGGATCGTGAACCAGTTCGCATCCGACCCGGATCGACTGGCGCGGATGAGCGTCGAGGCGGCCGGGCTATACCTCGATCTGTCCAAACAGAGCTGGACGCGCGACGGATTCCGGATCTGTCTGGACCTGGCCCGAGCGGCCGGGGTCGAGCGGGAGCGCGCGCGGTTGTTCGCGGGCGAGTCGGTCAACAACACCGAATGTCGGGCGGTGCTGCATCCGGCCTTGCGGGCGGAGGACGGCGCCGAATTCCGGGCCCTGGGCGAACCCGTCTCGGACGAGGTTCGCAGCGTCCGCCAGGCCATGGCCGACTATGCGACGGCCGTGCGGTCAGGAACCGAGACCGGCGCGACGGGTCAAGCCTTCAAGGCCATCGTTCACATCGGCATCGGCGGGTCGGATCTGGGGCCGCGCGTGGTCTGGGATGCCCTGAGGCCGCTGGAGCCGGCGATCGATCTGCGTTTCGTCGCCAACATCGATCCGCGCGACATGGCCGAGGCCCTGACCGGGCTGGATCCCGAGACCACACTGGTCATCGTCGTGTCCAAGACCTTCACGACCCAGGAAACGCTCGCCAATGCCGAAGCCGCCAGGGCCTGGCTGGCGGCCAGTCTGCCCGTAGCCGGGCGCGACCGCCATTTCATCGGGGTAACCGCCGCGCCCGAGCGCGCAGAGTCCTTCGGCTGCGGTCGGACCTTCGCCTTCCGGGACTGGGTGGGGGGCCGCTATTCGTTGTGGTCTGCGGTCAGCCTCAGTTGCGTGATCGCGCTGGGTCCCGATGTCTTCGACAGCCTGCTGGCCGGCGCGCGGGCCATGGACGCGCATTTCGTCACCGCGTCCCTGGAGCGGAACGCACCGGTGCTGCTGGCCCTGGCCCAGGTCTGGAATGTCGACGGCCTCAATCGCCCGGCCCGCACGGTCGCCCCCTATGCCCATGGTCTGCGCCGCCTGCCGGCCTTCCTGCAGCAGCTGGAGATGGAATCGAACGGCAAGCGCGTCCACCGCGATGGCTCGCCCGTCACCCGGCCGACCTGCCCCGTGGTGTTCGGCGAACCGGGCACCAACGGCCAGCACGCCTTCTTCCAGCAGATCCATCAGGGACCGCAGGTGGTCCCCGCCGAGTTCGTGATCTTAGCGGAGACCCTGCCGGACACGGCCGGCGCGCCGCTGTGGGCCAACGCCCTGGCCCAGGGTCAGGCCCTGATGCTGGGCAAGACCACCGGGGCGGCGCGCGCCGAACTGATCGCGGCGGGAGCATCGGAGGCCGAGGCCGACCGGCTGGCCGGCCACAAGACCTTCCCGGGCAATCGTCCCTCGACCGCGATCGTCATGGACCGGCTGGGGCCTGAAACACTCGGTGCGCTGCTCGCCCTCTACGAGCACAAGACCTTCGTCGAGGGTGTGATCTGGAACATCAACAGCTTCGACCAATGGGGGGTTGAGCTGGGCAAGGTGCTGGCGAAGGCCGTGTTGCGCGATGTCGGGGCCGGTGAGCCGTCGGCAGACCTCGATCCCTCGACGTCTGCCCTCCTGACCCGGCTGCTGGCCTGAAAAGACGGGCTCCCGCAAGGAAGCCCGTCTCGTCCGCCCTGCGCGCCGGCGACTACCAACGGCGGTCGTAGCGATAATCCCGACGGCCATCACGGCGGTCGTAGCGATAATCCCGGCGGTCGTCGCGGCGATCGTAGCGATAGTCCCGACGGTCGTTGTAGCCGTAGCCATAGCCATAGCGGCTGTTGATGCCGTGCTCGCGCTCCCAGTGGCCCTGGTTCCGCCAGCAACGGCCGTCGCGATAGAAGCCGCAATCGTCGTCGTTATCGGAGGCCGCGGCCACAAGAAGGCCCCCGGCGATGGCGCCGATCACGACACCGGCGAGGACATCGCCACCGTCGTCGCGGCGCTGATCATGGTGGTTCTGGCCGCCGTAGTAACGGCTCTGGGCCTCGGCCGGTGCGGCGGCCGCCAGGGTCAAGGCCAGAACCGGTGCGGCGGCGAATGCGAGTTTGAAAATGTTCATGTCCCAGTCTCCTGAACGTGGCAGCCGGGCACGACGCCCCTTCCCATGGTCAAGGTGTAGAACGCTCAATCTGAATGGACAGACGGGGCCTTGTTCATCTGGCGTTCATCCTGCGGCTGGCGTCGTGATCCACAACCGCAGGATGGCGCGGCCCGTTGCTACCGGGCTGGATAGATCATGGCCACGTTCAGGGCGATGTCCCCGGTCGCAGGCACGCTGAACTTGACTTGATCGAAGGTCGGTGCGGCCCTGAGGCTTTCGCCGTGGAGCAGGCCCCAACCCTCGGCAGGGCGACCGTTCTCCATGCCCATCTGGCGGTCGCTATCGACGTCATGCAGGGCCGACACGGAATAATCGCCCGCAGCGACGCCGTGCAGCGTGATGGTCTGGGTCCCCGCGGAGGGATTCGAGACGATCTCTCCATATGTGCCTTCGTGCTTCATGAACTGGTCGGCCGTCTGCAGCCCGACCAGCAGGTCTCCGCCGCGAGCCTGCACGCCGGTCAGCGTAATGGTGACGTCGCCGGCAAAAGCCGGCGCAGCGCATGCCGTGAATGCCGCCAGTGCGGCGAGGGTGAGGAGGGAGATTTTCATCCACTTGATCCTGTTGATCGGAGCCGGGCGCTCCATGCAATGCACTTTGTGATACAAAGTGCATTGTGTCAACTAGCTGCTCCCTGTCTGTTGCCACGCATCTTTTGCGTCTCGCGTCGCGGGTGCCGCTTGACGCTCGCCTGTGCCGCTCCTACTTGCACCCTGCGTTAGCACTCGCGGGTCACGGCTGCCAAAAGCCGGTCTGCGAGGGCGACATCAAACTCTAGAGCTATACGGAGAACTCACAGATGGCGTTTCGTCCTCTCGGCGATCGCGTGCTGGTCAAGCGCGTGGAAGAAGAATCGAAGACCAAGGGCGGGATCATCATCCCCGACACCGCCAAGGAAAAGCCCCAGGAAGGCGAAGTCATCGCCGTCGGCCCCGGCGTCCGTGACGAACGCGGCACCGTCAACGCCCTGGAACTGAAGGCCGGCGATCGCATCCTGTTCGGCAAATGGTCGGGCACCGAGGTCAAGCTGGAAGGCGAAGACCTTATCATCATGAAGGAATCCGACGTCCTGGGCGTGCTGTAGGCACCCTCGACCTCGACCTTTCTTTCTCTGAAACCCACGATTTAGGAGCCGCCACATGGCTGCGAAACAAGTACAGTTCTCCACCGACGCGCGCGAAAAGATGCTGCGCGGCGTCAACGTCCTGGCCAATGCGGTCAAGGTGACGCTGGGTCCCAAGGGCCGCAACGTCGTGATCCAGAAGTCCTTCGGCGCCCCGCGCTCGACCAAGGACGGCGTCTCGGTCGCCAAGGAAATCGAGCTGGAAGACGCCTTCGAGAACATGGGCGCCCAGATGATCCGCGAAGTCGCGTCCAAGACGAACGACAAGGCGGGTGACGGCACCACCACCGCGACCGTCCTGGCCCAGTCGATCGTCCAGGAAGGCCTGAAGGCCGTGGCCGCCGGCATGAACCCGATGGACCTGAAGCGCGGCATCGACAAGGCGGTCACCGCCGTCCTGGCCGACATCAAGGCCTCGGCCAAGAAGGTCGAGAACAACTCCGAGATCGCCCAGGTCGGCACCATCTCGGCCAATGGCGACGCGGAAGTCGGCGAAATGATCGCCAAGGCCATGGCCAAGGTCGGCAACGAAGGCGTCATCACCGTCGAGGAAGCCAAGACCGCCGAGACTGAGCTGGATGTCGTCGAGGGCATGCAGTTCGACCGCGGCTACCTCAGCCCCTACTTCATCACCAATGCCGACAAGATGGAGGTCCAGCTCGAGGAACCCCTGATCCTGCTGTTCGAAAAGAAGCTGTCGTCGCTTCAGGCCATGCTCCCGATCCTGGAAGCCGTGGTCCAGTCGGGTCGCCCGCTGCTGATCATTGCCGAGGACATCGAGGGCGAGGCCCTGGCCACCCTGGTGGTCAACAAGCTGCGGGGCGGCCTGCGCGTCGCCGCCGTCAAGGCCCCGGGCTTCGGTGACCGCCGCAAGGCCATGCTGGAGGACATCGCCGTCCTGACCGGCGGCCAGGTCATCTCCGAGGACCTGGGCATCAAGCTCGAAAACGTCACGATCGACATGCTCGGCAAGGCCAAGAAGGTCACCATCACCAAGGACGACACCACCATCGTGGACGGCGTCGGCGGCAAGGACGAGATCGAGGCCCGCATCGGCCAGATCAAGAAGCAGATCGAGGACACCTCGTCCGACTACGACAAGGAAAAGCTGCAGGAACGTCTGGCCAAGCTGGCCGGCGGCGTCGCGGTCATCCGCGTCGGCGGCTCGACCGAGGTCGAGGTGAAGGAAAAGAAGGACCGTGTCGACGACGCCCTGAACGCCACGCGGGCTGCCGTTGAGGAAGGCATCGTCCCCGGCGGCGGCATCGCCCTGCTGAAGGCGACCAAGGCGCTTGACGGCCTGACCGGCGACAACGCCGACCAGACCGCAGGCATCGCCATCATCCGTCGCGCGATCCAGGCCCCGATCCGCCAGATCGTCGAGAACGCCGGCGTCGAAGGCTCGATCGTGGTCGGCAAGGTGCTGGAAAACACCTCCTCGACCTATGGCTTCAACGCCCAGACCGAAGAGTACGGCGACCTGGTCGCCATGGGCGTGATCGACCCGGCCAAGGTGGTCCGCACCGCCCTGACCGACGCCGCCTCGGTGGCCTCCATCCTGATCACCACCGAAGCGGCCGTGGCCGATGCCCCCAAGAAGGGCTCCGGCGGCGGTGCCGGCGGTGGCATGGGCGGCGGCGGCATGGGCGGCATGGGCGACATGGACTTCTAGTCCACGCTCGGTTCACGCTGAACGAACAAGGAGGGCGGGTCCGGAAACGGGCCCGCCCTTTCTTTCTTGGTGAGGCAAATGCCCTCCATACGGAATCCCGGAATTCTGGCGGCCCGAAAGAAGCGGCTGCTCGGGATACGGGTGTTGTTGGCGGCGGGGCGGAGACCCGTCATACCCGGCCGCCCGACCTGGCAAAGCCATCTAGAGCGCGTTCGGTTTAGTTGGACGCATATCCGGCGTGCTTAAGGTAGTTGGCGCATTCTGATGGGCTGAAGCGGTCGAGGAGGCTGCCGATGCGTCGCCATGTGGCTTCGACTGTGCGCTCGTCGGCCTTTTTCAGAAGGGTCTTCAGCTTTGAAAAGACCTGTTCGATGGGATTGAGGTCGGGGCTGTAGGGCGGCAGGAAGATCAGGTGGGCCCCGGCTTTTCGGAGGGCCTGCCTGACGGCCTTGCCCTTGTGACTGCCGAGGTTGTCGAGCACGACGACGTCGCCGGGGCTGAGCGTGGGGATCAGGAACTGCTCGACCCAGGCTCGGAACGCATCGCCGTTGATCGGGCCGTCCAGCACCATAGGGGCCTCGATCCGATCGTGACGCAGGGCGGCGATGAAGGTCAGTGTGGTCCAGTGGCCATGCGGAACCCGGGCCACCAGTCGCTCGCCACGCCGGGCTCGGCCGTGGGTGCGGGTCATGTTGGTCTTGGCCCAGGTCTCGTCGATGAAGACCAGGCGACGCGGGTCAATCCGGTGTTGATGACGCTTCCACCGCGCCCGCTTTCGGGCCACGTCCGGACGGTCCTGTTCGGCGGCGTGCAGGGTTTTTTTTGAAGCTGAGCCCCTCGCGCTTGAGGAAGGCCCAGACCGACCAGTCGCCCGCCCTCACGCCACGATCCGACAGTTCAACCACCAGCGCCCGGATCGTCAGGTCCGGCTTTTCGGCCAACCGGGCCAGAAGCCAGTCCCGCTCGCGGTCCAGCACCGAGCGGCGATAGCCGCCCATCTGGCGAGGCAAG of Brevundimonas subvibrioides contains these proteins:
- the pgi gene encoding glucose-6-phosphate isomerase translates to MSDPAIWAAFDAAATRDAEARIVNQFASDPDRLARMSVEAAGLYLDLSKQSWTRDGFRICLDLARAAGVERERARLFAGESVNNTECRAVLHPALRAEDGAEFRALGEPVSDEVRSVRQAMADYATAVRSGTETGATGQAFKAIVHIGIGGSDLGPRVVWDALRPLEPAIDLRFVANIDPRDMAEALTGLDPETTLVIVVSKTFTTQETLANAEAARAWLAASLPVAGRDRHFIGVTAAPERAESFGCGRTFAFRDWVGGRYSLWSAVSLSCVIALGPDVFDSLLAGARAMDAHFVTASLERNAPVLLALAQVWNVDGLNRPARTVAPYAHGLRRLPAFLQQLEMESNGKRVHRDGSPVTRPTCPVVFGEPGTNGQHAFFQQIHQGPQVVPAEFVILAETLPDTAGAPLWANALAQGQALMLGKTTGAARAELIAAGASEAEADRLAGHKTFPGNRPSTAIVMDRLGPETLGALLALYEHKTFVEGVIWNINSFDQWGVELGKVLAKAVLRDVGAGEPSADLDPSTSALLTRLLA
- a CDS encoding DUF2141 domain-containing protein; translated protein: MKISLLTLAALAAFTACAAPAFAGDVTITLTGVQARGGDLLVGLQTADQFMKHEGTYGEIVSNPSAGTQTITLHGVAAGDYSVSALHDVDSDRQMGMENGRPAEGWGLLHGESLRAAPTFDQVKFSVPATGDIALNVAMIYPAR
- the groES gene encoding co-chaperone GroES, whose amino-acid sequence is MAFRPLGDRVLVKRVEEESKTKGGIIIPDTAKEKPQEGEVIAVGPGVRDERGTVNALELKAGDRILFGKWSGTEVKLEGEDLIIMKESDVLGVL
- the groL gene encoding chaperonin GroEL (60 kDa chaperone family; promotes refolding of misfolded polypeptides especially under stressful conditions; forms two stacked rings of heptamers to form a barrel-shaped 14mer; ends can be capped by GroES; misfolded proteins enter the barrel where they are refolded when GroES binds) — its product is MAAKQVQFSTDAREKMLRGVNVLANAVKVTLGPKGRNVVIQKSFGAPRSTKDGVSVAKEIELEDAFENMGAQMIREVASKTNDKAGDGTTTATVLAQSIVQEGLKAVAAGMNPMDLKRGIDKAVTAVLADIKASAKKVENNSEIAQVGTISANGDAEVGEMIAKAMAKVGNEGVITVEEAKTAETELDVVEGMQFDRGYLSPYFITNADKMEVQLEEPLILLFEKKLSSLQAMLPILEAVVQSGRPLLIIAEDIEGEALATLVVNKLRGGLRVAAVKAPGFGDRRKAMLEDIAVLTGGQVISEDLGIKLENVTIDMLGKAKKVTITKDDTTIVDGVGGKDEIEARIGQIKKQIEDTSSDYDKEKLQERLAKLAGGVAVIRVGGSTEVEVKEKKDRVDDALNATRAAVEEGIVPGGGIALLKATKALDGLTGDNADQTAGIAIIRRAIQAPIRQIVENAGVEGSIVVGKVLENTSSTYGFNAQTEEYGDLVAMGVIDPAKVVRTALTDAASVASILITTEAAVADAPKKGSGGGAGGGMGGGGMGGMGDMDF
- a CDS encoding IS630 family transposase (programmed frameshift); translated protein: MPRPCSMDLRERLVAAVEAGESRRSAARRFGVSASAAVKWMARARSEGRPLPRQMGGYRRSVLDRERDWLLARLAEKPDLTIRALVVELSDRGVRAGDWSVWAFLKREGLSFKKTLHAAEQDRPDVARKRARWKRHQHRIDPRRLVFIDETWAKTNMTRTHGRARRGERLVARVPHGHWTTLTFIAALRHDRIEAPMVLDGPINGDAFRAWVEQFLIPTLSPGDVVVLDNLGSHKGKAVRQALRKAGAHLIFLPPYSPDLNPIEQVFSKLKTLLKKADERTVEATWRRIGSLLDRFSPSECANYLKHAGYASN